In Mugil cephalus isolate CIBA_MC_2020 chromosome 11, CIBA_Mcephalus_1.1, whole genome shotgun sequence, the genomic window aaatagcTCCAGTCCGAGGGTCACAAAAATAGCTGCAGTGTCTCCAGTCCGGAGAGGGACAAGCAATCTTTAATCAGTTGTCCCCCACCACTCGTCCTCCTGTGGCTCTGAGTGGGACCGGATGAAGTTGCCAGTGCAGTATCCCGAGTTTCCATTGATGTGACTGGATTCAACAAAGGAAACTGAAGCCTTCAGTAGAGGTTTGGGAAGCCTGCTGATCAGGCTGTGATTTATGTCAGATATGACTGGAGTGTCATctgagaaggagaaacaaaaatcaGTGTGAGCCATAAGACAGTCAAAACGGGCTTAGAGTGTTTCTGTTGCTGGAAGATTATCAGACTTGTGCTGAAAGAGCAAAATACACTTTTCATCCTGATATAGATGGAAAGCAAAAATCAAGAAAGAAAATTGTGCTCGGCCTCTGAAGTCTCTGAACTTTAAGTGAAAAATTCACTTCCGGTTTTAATAATAAGGGCGGACAATACATTTAACCTCAGTCCAAAATTctaattttggttttaaattttagatatttaacattttcatacTTTCATCCCTCAAATTGGATCTGAtccaactgtgttttcatcaatCTAAGGAGACGTGGGTGTTGTTCAGTTTCCCACTTTGTGGGAATTTGTCACAGTCttatcttcacaacacatgacCACAAACCAAAGGAACTTTCTGAGGAAAAAGAGTTGGGCTGGAAAAAGTTAcaacaaatccacagtcagacagactgGAGATTTAAGACGACTGTCACCCTCCAACAATGAGGTCCCAAAGGAACCCAGGGTAACAActaaggcctctctcacattgactaatgttaatgttgttaatgttaacaACCAGTGTCCATCACATAGTGGCAACAACAAAGCTACTGAACATGTCTGTCCATCGTTTTCTAAACATCGCGTGGACAAGCTGGAAGACTACGGGGGAATTGTTTTGTGGACAGATAAAACCGAAGTCGAactgtttggtttaaatgagagacatttaaatggagatgaaacaacactgcactccagcatcagaacctcgtACCGTCTAAGAAACCTGTgtgtggggttgggggggggtaATGTTCTCGTGGGCCTGTTCATATGTATCTGGGCCAGGATGGTTAACCATGATTGATGGACCAATCAGTTCAGAATTACACCAACAAATTCttcaagaaaatgtcaggacatttAACTAAATCGTTGGAGAAACTGAGTCATGCAGGAAGCCCAAACACGTGGTatcaaagtcctgacctcagTCGAATAGAAATAACGTGGAAGGACCTGAGTTCTCTTCCTTTTGTgcctcacagatatgtacaaaggattcattttcttgaataaacaaatgctAAAGCGtaacatttctctttcatttctttgattgggatctctttgtctactgtgaAAATCTGACGAGGTTTGGAGTCACTAAAGCAAAAAGTATTCAACCCTAAACGCACCTAATATTCTGACCAAATATTAATATGTGCATTTTCCTCCGTTAGTTTAGTTCAACATTTCATGCTAACCTTTGCAAACTGGCACCCAGCAGTAAATGCTACACAGTAATGTCAAATTGTCCGCAGTTTTGCAGTTATTTGGTCATAAATCaaagcactgaaaaaaaaaaaaaaaaacatttgcggTCTTCACAGTCAGTACATAATATTTAAATCAGGACTAAATTGgtggacagacagactgacattGCCATCACTTGAAGGCTAAGCTAAAAAGTAATGTTGTCCATAGACACCAttgcatttctgtgtttacatttactGGAATGAATTATCTTTTGTCGTCACTAATTTAGGACAATTTTTGAACAGTTGCAGAAAGTGTGAAAGTTTTCATCACCTTGGTCAAAAAGAGTTAATTTGAGGTCATTGATGGTGCAGGTCTCTTGGCAGTGTGAGGACTGCTCGGAGGGGCAGACGGGTGGCGCTGGGACCATCTCCACCAAGTTGACAGGAATGCTGGAGCTCACTGTCACACAGAGAAGAGACCACAAACACAGTTAGAGAAAAGatgtcaatttgaccccaaatGAACTAGATCCTGTGTGAAAACGCACGTACAGCTGCACTAATTGGCCCATAGGTGGAAATAAAGTCTTTGAAGACCAAATACTCAGCTCTGTGGCGCCAGTAATCATTTTGCTTTGCATGTTTTATCTGCTACTGCAGCCTTTAATCTGTCTCCTTTCAGAACGTGTTCAGATGTGTGTCGTGCTTAATGTGATATGTAAATGCTACTATTATTGTATTTTAGTAGGTCTACGCTGATACTGAACAAACTCTGTCCCATTTGGTTTGACTCCCATCTTTACTGCACTTTATGTTAATGCTCATTGCCACAGACTCCCAGttaccacagacacacataaagctaaataatagctttttttttatttaattttttgtgaaAAAGCCTTCACAGTTGAACCTGAAATGTTCGACTCACAGTCGTCAGCAggctttgtgtctgtttgtatttgGAATATAACTGAACTGGACTGAGGTTTAATGGCATTCAAAGATACGTTCATGATAGCTGAGTGAAGAAATGTGACCCAATACGTATCTGTTCATCAACACAACCACCATGTTTGTGCAATTTGGgttcctgttttttcttgacACTTCCCTATTATTTTCATGTTGCCAGAGGCTGATTTTTATCGACCTGCAGACAAATCCCCCGAGGTTCTATTCAAGTCCTCCCCCGATCATTGCTAAAAACAAGCCCGTATCCTTCTGACAAACGGCCTCCATCAATAGCTCTCTCACTTGCATGATAAACGAATGTACGTACTGTATGAGCCATGTTTTCTTGGAAAGGTACATTTCCGTTAATGAATTTGTAAAATTTTAATGTTCCGCAGCTCATTGTGACTTAATACTGAAGAAAAGCTCATGATTATCTGTTGCATCAAACTCTCGCCTCCTGTTTCAGTGAAAGgtggttgtaaaaaaaatgtgttcccTTTTCAGTCAGTCACATCTGACTCACAGCAGTAGATGACAGCGGAATCAAGTATTTTGGGCCAGAAGAGTAACCATATAAGGTTGTCACTGCATAAAATACACTCAGTTCTAAGCAAGTGGTAAAAATGAACTTTCCTGGTTTAGCGACCAAAGACCTCTATTTGTTTTGCGTCAGTTGGTTTGGTGAATCACACATGTCCTGAATCATTTTTGACCAGCTTCCTTTTAGCAAGAAATTAGGGATCCACAGCAGATGTTTGGCCGGAGTGACACATCTTTTCCAGGGGCATTTTACGGCATCAAAATAATGGAGTTGGACCAAAACACAGGATCAGTTGTTCCTTTAAGCCCAGACTCATTCACTTTCAAGGTTACACATGAGCAGGATATTAAGCCATGATTGGCTTCTGTATAGTCAGCAAAGTTTGCTCAGTTGAGCAAATCTCTGAGAGGCAGGGAGCACCACAGCCTCTCTTCAGCAGGTCAACGTGAAAGCAGCTCTCACGCGTCAAATTCTTCACGCATGTGATTCTGTCCAGTGACGCTCAAACATCCGAGTGTAGCAACAATAACCACAATGAGtctttcagaaataaaaaaatcacatttggaaaaaaacccagtagtgacctttttttttttttttttcttccaggaaTGCAAACATTCCAGTGAGCGAGTTTCATGGCAGCAAAATGACTGGAGTAAATTCTAGAGCGACTCAAAACCTCAGCAGATACAACCGAAACTAGCAGCACTACTGTGAGAAGGGAAACATGTATTTCAGTCATTTCTGGTGAATTAACCTACTGGAGATATCCTGATATATATGAATGTGCGGATAACTACACATTGTAGGGTCAGGAAGACTGTCTTCTGTGCCCAAATGAACCTTATCAGTTGTTTTGAACCCAAATGAGTGAAAAACCCTTGTAATGCCACTTGAGATATGACACACACATCAGATTGTGTTCTAAAAGGTATGCATTTGTCACTCTTTGTACTTAATCTGCTAATTTCAGTATTAGCACGCTGCTTCTCTGGAAATACAGTAGTTGTCTGTGAAATACACAGTCAGCCAAAACACGAACATTTTGTGACTGTGCTGCAGACGTAGGGCCTGTTTCTCAGTATGAGTTAGCTGCCTGTGAAGCGTGCGTCACATTATACAAAATAAGTGTGTCAAGCTGAAGATGTACAGGATGTGGTTTCCCCATTCAGTCATCGTCCTCGGAGCCTCATCTAGCATCACATTCAACAGCTGTGCATTTCAGCAGGTTACAAAACtcataagaaaagaaaatactgcgTTTGTGCAAGAGCTCCTTACATTCAACAATAGTGAACTCCAAGTTTCACTGAATTATGTTTTACATAATGGCATGAGACATGCAAATGTGACTTTTTGTTATTAATACACTGCAAGGAAACAGTGGGAGGgttgtgtttgagagagatAAGTGGTGACCTTCAACTGTATGACTTCAAAGCAAATCAGTCTCATAGTTGCGGTTAACGACAAGAGTAGTTACTGCTTGCGGCATGCTTGCACATTTCTTTATCGCCTATTCagggagacttttttttttcaagaatgagaagaaaaatgtgagaaaaacaaTGTTAAAACACACCTACATATGTGACGTGTGGTACACACCTGCTTTGTATGATTTGCGTTTGACcctccagaggaggaggacaacaaACACGATGAGTAAGGTGAACACGAGTCCTGACCACAGGCCTGCAGGTAACATCCAGTGACAAtctgagagacaaagagacagaaagagctTATAGAGGGACCTAATtacaagaaatgtttttttttttttttttaattaattagacTGAATACTAGAAAtggataatatttaaataagtaataaattaTCATCATGGTAACTTGACCCCAATTGGTGACATTTATTGGCAGCACAGGGATTAAataagtgttttatgttgtacTATAATTTAGCTGTAAGATTTTATTatacactttattattatacattttaagcatttatgtactcacacaacaacacaggcaTACACATTAAACAATAACCTTAAAAAACCTTAtaaccttaaaaaaacaacttgtgatTAGTGATATATTCATTAACTGTAAAAGCAATCACTCCccccacagtgaaacactcacgTCCCACCCGCCTACAGAACTCTCACACACGCACCCTTCCCCTAGCAGCCatatacagcacacacacacacacacacacacacacacacacacacacacacacacacacacacacacacacacattcaccccTGCTGACAGTCAAACAGACCATCAGGACAATCACACACTCTCAACATTTCATAGACTGGAACCTGCACTAAGCTGCTCTTTATTCTCACTTACAATGTTCACATTTTCTTGTAcatatgttttacttttttttttgttcttaaaggTGGTATTTCTATTACATAAGGGTTATTCAAATGTCTGCGTACGTACGTGTGCCTTAAAGCAGGGGTCTCTGCAATATTTCATCATGTCCTCATAATGATAATGAAGACTCTTGAATCTTGCTAAAACACAGGGTATTCTTGTATACGATTACAACTATGTTATCACGTTTTCCAGTGTTCATTTACTAAGGTATAGCTGCCTGTAGGTGTGACGGTGAACTTCACCCCAAAAAGGTGGATTAACATAAAGTGCCATTGTTGCAAATTTTTCCTTTTATGTAATGACTTTCGTTCCATATAAAGTGATAAATGGGTATGTTTCCTGCATGTTTGATCTGTTTTATTCAGGGGTAGGCCTACATAGTCTTGTCACTTTATGTTTTACTACTTATCTGACTGGATTGAGCTGAAAAAATTGTCTCGGAGACTGATATGACAGAAATGGAAACATTAAGAACATGAGTGTAGAATGCGAAAACACacaagatggaaaaaaatgtcagtcttCTAAATGTAATGAAACCGCAACAGATACATTTACAACATAGTGAAAATGAACCCTCATCAGACCCCCCCGCCCCAACAATACCCTCCGCAGTAggtaattaaacattaaacgcACCTCTTTTGTACCTAGTGATTCGAGTTACTGCCagattttgttttatcatttgcGTAGAAAAATAATCTATGGTGCCTGTGAGTAAATAGATGTAGAGTGTACCAACTCTGACTTTGTTTAGCGGCTTAAACCTCACTACATAAGTAGCTTTGTGCCGTAAGCAGTGGCTTTGGAGTCAGTCGAAAAAAAGCCCTGACCCTCAATCCTTTTGGCCTTGCTAGTCGCGTAACACTAAGGATGTATAATCAGCCCACCACTTTGGTTCAGACTAAActttttcagcattttctgCCTGGATTGGAAAGAAATTGTCCTCATGTAATGTTTAGTGACCTGAAATTTGTGGTTTTGATGCTCTTGTCCACTTCTGCGTGAATGACATGACAAATATAGACAATAAATATAGTCCAGTAATCACTGGTTACTGAGTAAATGCCCTCAAATGGACAGAAAGCTAATGTAAAGTATTGTAGAGCTAATTAGCACATCTCCACATGGTTAGCATTGTTCTAGTTTATAACCAGTGTGTTAGCATAGTTACTAACATCTACTAAAGGTAACTAACTAAAGTAGAGCTTAATACAGCCTCTTATTTGACTGTAGACTGTAGGCCACTCTGGACAACTCCTCATCAGCACAGTGAAACAGTCCTCTGTGCCTGTCAAAGTTCTCCAGAGAACTGCTTCCTGTCATTGCTGCAAAATCCCTCAAATCCCCCTAAAGCCACAACTATATCTAGCAGCTTGAGGAAGTATAAAAAGCTGGGACGCTGGTTTTCAATGTTGAAGCCAACTGTCAGTCGCGCCAAcatgttcacatttagtgttCTGTTCGGCCTCCAGTCACTCCAAGGAATTCAAAACCACCACACCATTAAACGCTGTGTTACTGATTATAGTGAATGGAAGCTCTCCATTAAGCTCAGTTTCCCCATTGTTACTTTGAAAATCTAGATAATGGCAGCTTTAACCTTTATTCTCTAAAGGTGAATTTAGCCTCCTCAGCAAGTCACAACATAATCGCCCCCATCTCCTGTCAGAGACACGCCAACTGCAGCATTACGCTCTTTCCTCGGAATAAATTCCCATCTGTACAACCTCTGCTTCCCTTCATAGTAACTAGTCATAAGACAGATAGGGACATTAGGTCAGCAGGAACTCAGCGAGTCACTTTCAGTAAGAACATCCGCTGCATAAACTGCATAATCTTGCTTTTGTTTAGAAGATGAAATTTGATTATAATGTCATGACCcaagaaaaaaattacacagtAGACCTACTGAATTTGAAGTTCCCACAGATGGTATCAGTCATTGAGGTGCCCTCAGTTTTCACATGTCTCCCATAAAGGTCGCATCTAAAGAAACAacatcataaaacaaaagagtgtcatttagtaaaaaaaaatgctgtaatactaaaatgctaaaatgctgtagaaagaaaagaaaactcagACGAACCAACCGATCAAACTGTTACCACACTATTCCTTCAGTGTGGAAGAAATATAGTTACAGTATTGTAGGTGTGTTGTGGGATATTTCGAGTTCGTAAACTGAACCGAAACCAAAAGAGTCATTTCTACTTGGTGCTGGTGGCTGACTAATTTAGTCACGGTTTACCAATTTACATAGCGTACGCGAGCcttcacatttaataataataataataataataataataataataataataataataataataataataataataacagtaataacagTAACAGTGGTCATATGGTCTTGCCTGGTATGTGCTGTGCAGGGTGAGTGGAAATCTGTGACGTTGCTGAAGGTTCCATTTCCACATTCAGTACAGACTGTATTAGTTGTGCGAGTGGCTGCAAGAAGGAACAGAGTTAGATGTGAATTCCTGCTGGAGAACATaataattcacttttaaaataaccCTTACCTTGAGATTTGACCCCGGAGCCAGGAGGGCAACCACTCACTGGGAAGCAGTGTTCACACTCTTCATTAACACAGTAGAAACCTGTCTCACACTTACACACTGTGTTCTGTGTAGCTGTGCAGTTTTTCACTGTCACCAGGTTGTTACCTGAAAGAGTGAATGGGAGATTTATTTCGTCTTTTGGCATACGTTTATATTTCCCGTGAGCGTGTAAGAGTACATGCGGGAGTGTTCGCACACGCAGCTCGAACTGCCCCCATTTGTCTTGAGAGTAAATGACGAGATAAGAGTTTCCCCTTTCTATTTAGCCACTGTAATATATTTAAATCGGCTGTATCTTGAAAACGTAAATTCCGCGCTGCCTTAAAAATGTGTGCCAACAGGGACTGTACATGAACTAAGCTCGCTGGACTTTTACAGCAGGGGGTTAAAAATGGAAACGAGGAAGGTAGTAAAGGAGTGGATTTgttcacacaaagacacaacagcaacacatcTCTTGTTACTTTACAAGCACACAGCAGAAGGAACTTTGGTTCTTGTTTCTTGAGACAGAAAGATTGTAAAGTGAAGGAAGTGTACATACACTCAGGTGTGCATGTGCACAGTATAAGACTGACTTACTGGAATGACACGGTCTGCAGGTATGGCAATTCGACAAGTAATTGATCGTGTCTATGTAGGTCCCAGGCTGGCATGTGGCACACTCTGTGCCCCTATTGCCATTGCAATCAGTTTTTAGGTATGTCCCTGATGAAAATAGAGACAAGAAAGAAGTGTTTGATGTTATGTAACACAGTATACAGTGTGTGAGGAACGGTGCAGAGTCCTGTGAAGAGAAAATAAGCGTTAGCAGTACAAAGTTTGTGATGTTGACTGACCTGCAGGACAGCGATCACAGCATCTGCCGTTTTTGAGGTACTGGTTACTGGTGCAGTTCATCTCAGCCATCTGTAGCCCATACGATTATAGTCCTCCGCCTTTGTGTAAACTATCAGAGTTTAAGTCGTCTCTGTGTGTGACGTTCTTCTGTCTCCACTCTCTATCTGACGTCTGAGCTGGCTGTGACTAAAGATTTGTTTCCCCTCCTCACGCTGAATTACCTACTGCTCATGTCTTTTCTGATCCTACACAGTGGAAAACCCCAGTGACCCTCATTTGCTGTTTTCCCCTTTGTCTCTCTATCgctgtttctgtctctcctcgCTTCCTTCCTGTCCTACCCCTCTCACTGCGAGGTAAGCTGTGCATGTGTTTCCGCAGCTACAGGACCAAAGGCTGATTCTGGCAAgccaacaacacaaaaataagtaCACAATGAGacgtttcctttccttcctttctccacAGCGCCCCTTTCCTTTTACTCCATCTCTATTGTTGCCACATGTTTGTGCCAAGGAATGCTGCCAGGCTGGGGACATTTTGCATTCGCAGTAGTTGAGTCTGCTCTGAAAAGTTTGCGGCTCACTTCGTCTTCCTGCCACCCCACTAACCCACAGTCGGTCCCTTGttactgcaaacacacagaaaaacaatctgCAAATAGATTTGTTACTGCTTACGGGTGCAAAACTCTGAGAGAGAAGTGAAGGGGGGCAGCAGGAAGAGGGTGAGCTGGAAAGTGAATTAATaagaaaaaggggaagaggagaTGTTGGGGTAGTTTATTTGAGAAGAGATTTGATCGGATCACAATGCTGAGATTAAGGTGAGTCTGGagttttgtatttctgtgcaATAAATCAGATGATTCCTCAAAACCATTAGTGCATTTGAAAGGGATTGGTGCAAGATGTTAATCTGGTCATTGCATTGTGGCTTTAG contains:
- the LOC125016114 gene encoding tumor necrosis factor receptor superfamily member 5 — protein: MAEMNCTSNQYLKNGRCCDRCPAGTYLKTDCNGNRGTECATCQPGTYIDTINYLSNCHTCRPCHSSNNLVTVKNCTATQNTVCKCETGFYCVNEECEHCFPVSGCPPGSGVKSQATRTTNTVCTECGNGTFSNVTDFHSPCTAHTRCDLYGRHVKTEGTSMTDTICGNFKFNCHWMLPAGLWSGLVFTLLIVFVVLLLWRVKRKSYKAVSSSIPVNLVEMVPAPPVCPSEQSSHCQETCTINDLKLTLFDQDDTPVISDINHSLISRLPKPLLKASVSFVESSHINGNSGYCTGNFIRSHSEPQEDEWWGTTD